ggctgcagttcttcatgaactgctccagcatgggtcccttccacggcatgcagttcttcaggagcacactgctccagcgcaggcttcccacggggtcacaagtcctgccagaaaacctgctccgtgggctcctctctccacaggtccgcaggtcctgccaggagcctgctccagcgcaggcttcccacggggtcacagcctccttcgggcacccacctgctccagcgtggggtcctccacaggctgcaggtggatatctgctccaccgtggacctccatggcctgcagggggacagcctgcctcaccatggtcttcaccacgggctgcaggagaatctctgttccggcgcctggagcatctcctccccctccttcttcactgaccttggtgtctgcagggttgtttctcttacatgttctcactctctctccggctgccgtttccgtctgtcccaacaacttttttttccgtcttaaaaatgttatcacagaggcgttaccactatcgctgattggctcggccttggccggcggcgagtccgtcttagagccggctggtattggctctgtcagacacaggggaagcttccagcagcttcttacagaagccacccctgtaaccccccccccactaccaaaaccttgccacgcaaagccaatacagagCTCCCTTCAAGGGCAGAGCCTGTTCAGGATTCTCCTCATTCTAGTTATACTTGCCATTTTTCAGGGTGCCACTGTGTCCCAATAAAACTAGGCAAACCAAAACTGCTTCAAAGCAGTTTCTGGAacctcacttttttcttccttctggctGATTGATTGCCTTTGGAGCtttgatttttgtgttttcaaaggCTCAGAGTTAATGAAGCATTTTTCTCACTTGCCTGGGGCAGGAATGCACACAGTCTCTAAATTGATTTCTCAAAATGAACCCCTCCTCCTGTCTGGGAGGTTGGTTCCATTGCTGTCTCCAACTCCTCTCTTACAAGATCTGAATTTTATCaactttttaatgtcttttgtGTGAGCTAGTTtgcatattacaaaaataattatcatAAAACATTGCAGTAATACCATTGTATGAGGTATTTTGCTTGGCTCCTGTAAAGATTGTGGTGGTGTAGTAGCTACACAAGTGGCTGCATTGTCATTTGAGGTGTGTTACTCTTTcacctttttcattctttttaacaGCCTGTTCCATCAACATAGCACTTGGGAGTGTATGCAGGTCCATCATGCAGTCAGGTGTTTGTTAGTGTGATGTACGTGATCTTGTTTGGGTATCATTACCTCTTTTCCACCATTagttcttttctccctcctctctgtgCCCCCTGCAATGCTAGTGGGTGAATTCTCTTGTCCAGGAATCTGAtctctgtcctgttccttttCTAGGATAACGTGGCATACTTCTGCTACCCCTTCACTTTGGAGATGTTTTTCACCCAAGGAGACAAATTGGAAGGTGTGTTCCCTTGTTCCTCTGAAATGTGAAACTCTGAAATCTTTTGATCGCAGTGTAGGCATCATGCTGTCTGGCATGTTGTTGGCCCTTCACCAAGATGAAAGGACAGACTTAAACAAAGGGAAAAGTTGCTCGTTCAGCAAATGTTCACCCTGTCACCACACAACCTCTGGGCACATACTGTATTTGCCCTGCCCAGCAGTGCAATAGCATTTGTATGGACTCATTGATGTTGCCCTGCTTCCAGGCTGTAGCCAGCTTTATCCAATTGCAAAACTACTTGGATCTTAGCTTGTCTGTCTCAAAATCCCTGGCATGCTGGTCTGTGTTGCCATGCATGGTGTACTGCGTAGAGCCCTGAGACACTGCAGCAAAAGAAACTGGCGGCTTTTTTTGTACACAACTAAAACTCTCTGCTGAGTCTTACATTTGTAGACACACTTAATGACCTGTATACTCTTTGTATAGTTCATGTCACTTTGAATCTTCCAGCTCTATTTTAAGCTGGGCCTGTTCCTGCTGCTTTACTATGCTACTGCTGCTTCCTCACCGACCCCATTGCTCTTTGGATTGCAATTGCTAGGGACAGCTTTGCAGCATGCCTTGCCATTTGAATCCAATGTATGGATTGGATTTGAGTATTCAACCAACACTAATGGATTTTCAGCCTAGAATAAACACGATGAGTTTGTTTcaccatggaaaaaagaaatgcttggAGACCTGTAGGAGAATCCAAGTTAATAATCCTCCAGTAATGGTGGGAAAGGTCAGAGATAAAAAGGTTCCCCTGTTTGGCAGCAGATCGTTCACAAAAGATTGTCTTGTCTGCTCTAAGATAATTGAGGAACCAGTTTGGACTTGCTCTCAAAACAAAGAGTTTTCCcaaatttttaacatcttttcaaTAATTCTCAAATCTGAGAGTTCAGCTTTTACAGGGGAAAATAATCACCCATACATCTAGGTTAGTCATTgtagaagaaatacagaaaggaCTTCCTACTAGTGGAGTTGGgcatttagctttttttttttctctgtgatagTCTCCCTCACAAAGCTGTGATCTGCTGCCCTTCCTTGCAGACAGTCTCCCTCAGTGGCCTGTTCTCTACTTTGAGGTTCTCTCCCTGGATTTCTGGCAGAGGTGTCGCATTGAAGTATATGGTTCCTTGGTGCTGCCAGCATCTCCAGGTAAAACATACTTGGGCCATTATGTTAATTGTCTGGGTGAATGAGTTGAGCGATTCTCTTGGGAATGGATTCAGCTGGTCGTGGGGAGGCTTTGCCTTTGCATACTGGAGGGGATAGTTAGCTGTCTgtgggtggtttcgaggattcctgagtaggtaaacacacacacactgactataagggaaaaagcaagcattttattaactacacacatgtgttatgctaagggtatcttacaaagaaaaaaaaacctattaacataccgacccaaggactgtgaagaagatgaaccatccgtagattccgtacattcttgtgccatcttgcgccgtgagctcagcccagcagtcggtaggtgccagctttacgtgggcgtccccacggaggcaatgGTGACCTTGCCGTTCACTGGCCCACTGCTCTTCGGAAAACCCcaatattttatacatttgtggaTGAACAGGTGTCGACACTTGACAATGAGTGCTGAAACACGCCTCgattgcaacatggggagcctatggcACGTGTGCCCGCTGACCAGGTGCGCTGCACATGCCATAGCCATcccttctattggttcatgggctctgtACACGTGGCATATtaccataatccatcagtcatgtccactatgctctaaccaatagcaggacttttgcaaggtaagcaaaattatgtgtggtgccttgtattcctccattattgcacgTACTACCTCCCCTAACATTGCTCAACCTCCTTATCCCcatggtcagcatttcaaacagtaaacaataaactatctgttccctgtgctgactgcgGTTTTTAGTTATCTACTTCTtactcagtgttcatccacggaccaaaattccatcttttaacccttcTGTACACAGTGGGGCAGCAAAGAAGTATTTGATGCATCCTGCACCATTCTGCCTTGTTGTTGAGCCACATCATGTGTTGCTGTCCTTGCTCCTTCAGTGGTTCCGTCACAAGATCTCGTGTGATAAAGCTCTGGGTTGGTGCTGTATATCCATGTTTACAATAGCTGTAGCCCTCTCTGTCCCACATGGAATCTGAAGGTCACAACTATTCTGACACTCCCATGTAGTAAGGAGATGCTCCTCATGCTGGCTGTGTGACTGTATGGGGCTGACTCATTGGGAAAATGTTACAGAGATACCATGCAGTGTTTCCATTTCCAGCCTACTGCAGTTTGGGTCAGCAGGTATCCATCTACCATGCTGTCCTTTGAGACTCTGAATAGATTGTTGGTCATAGCTGCTAAGCTGTCCTATTGTCCTGGGTCAGGTCTCCACATGCTCACCATCCCTACCTGGCGCCCTGTGGAGCTGGGGACAGTCACTGAGCTGAGGAGATTTTTCACTGGTGGATCTCCTGAGCTGGAGGATATAACCTACATCAGGATACCATCAACCTTCAAGATGGGCTTAGCTGCAGGGCGTTGCTCTTGCTGGGATATGGTAGATTATGCTCTTGGCTTCAGATGTCTGTGGACAGCCTGGACCAGATTTGAACAAGGATGAGCTGGTGGTCCTGTCCCTCTGACTAAAGAATGTCTCCTTTGTAAGACTTGTGATCATGAACAGAGGAACGGGCAAATGCTGAGGCAGAGCTCTCTGCCTTCTGAGGTGTGTGCAGCTTAGAGAAGTGGGTGAACGTGGAGCAAAGCCTTGACTTACTGTTGCCTGTGCTGGCCCTGTCCAGGAAGTGTCTGTCAGGTCAGCATTTGTTACCAGCTATAGACTTCTTCTTGTGTTTTTGTAAGGAATCTGGGCTGTACTGTGGCTGGAACAGTTTCCCGAAGCCAGAAGCCGATAGGTATGAGGCAGGCAGAAATTTCATGTTCTTAAGAAAGCTGCAGAGGTGCTTGCTGGTGTAATGAGCAAGTTGATCTTAGTAGCAGCTTTGTGTGGGAATGCCTTGGTGCAGTTGTTGAAACCTTCCTCCAGGACTGCACTATCAGCTTGCTAGTGTTTAGGTCCTGCCCTCAGCACAGCCCGGAACCATCTGCCCTTCTTTCTGATCTCGCTTTCTGTGTGCAGCGGGAAAGGGAGACATTGTGCTCACAGGAGTGCATGCTCTTGGTGGGGCATGCTCATTTTCGCTAGGGTCAGCTTGCTGCAGCAGGTTGCAGGCTGTGGTTACTCTAACTTGTACCATCTTTGCAGGGAGAGCATCTAAGCTGCTTTGGTTTTCGCACAGAGACAACAGGGAGTGTCACGTTCCGGCTTTACTGCCTGCAGCAGTCTAAGCAAGTGCAGCAAAGTGAGTACGAGCTCCATCTTGTGTGCTGTGCTTTAGCAGGCCTGACCTCCTATTGTACTTCTGTGCAGAGCCTTTCTGGAAACCAGTGCCCTGAGGCAGTGTGTGCAGAGTGTACTGGACTAGCTTGGAGGCTTTAGCCAGCACAGTTCTGTCTACAACGTTTTGGGTAGGGCTTTCAGTGTCATTGTCCTTGACTAGCCTTTGGCTCACTTTTGCCCCCTTTTTACAGTGTGGGACAGGATATTTCAAGAGGATCCATTACTGCGGGGATAACTGTCCCCCTGTGAACTCTCTGAGTGCATAGCAGAGGTTAAATGTTCAGATCTGAGCTGGAAACTTCAGGAGGCATCAGCCCTCAGCAGGCAGGAGGGATAACTGTGCTGTGAGGGCAAAGCCTAGGTTGGGCTGCCCAGTCTTGCCTGGCACTGAGCATAGCTTGTGGCACTGATGCACAGGCTCTGTCTCTGATTCCATTATGCACAGAGCAAAGACAGTGCTAGAAATAAGTGAAGAGAGCAGCAAGGACCAAGTGCTTTGTTGGTGGAACTTAGTAATAGGAAGTGAGACTCCTGCTCCAGGAGAGCTGATGTTCAGTGGACAGACTCATCCCTTCCCTGAGGCTGTCTGATGCATTCTGTCACCTGCTGTGTTGTAGAGGCTTTCCAGAGGGCACAGCGCCAGATGCAGGAAGCACGCAAGAGCCTTCCTCAAGACCTCACCAGCACCTCTGCCTCCACTGTGCACCAGTTGCAGGAACCATGATTGACCACCTCCACTGCCTGGCAGCATTTAGCATCTTCTCTCTGACACAAGCTCCCATTGTTCAGTAGGAGTCACAGTGCTGGTGCCTGGAAGCTTTCAAAGCCCTTCCTTTATCATTTTCCTTGGGTGGAGGAAGGAGTCTGTAACACATCCAGACCCAGAATCTTTGCATTTCCATGGGAACCTGTGGAAGGAGCACCATTTCTTCAAGGCATTTTGTTAACCAGGGCCTAACAATACAGCCAATTGTCCACATTTTTGCTGAGCAGACTAAGATACTGACATGGGACCTGTGACACCTTTAACACCTTTTCAGGAATTGAATAGTAAATGATTAGAAAAATTTCAAGTCTACATGACTTGGTAGATTTAGTTTTCTTCCTAAAGAAGAGGGTGATGTTGAAGGTCAAGGCATGAATGCTGTTTGAGATTTAATGAAATGAGTAGATAACTTCTTGAGAAGTGCTGATAATCATTGTCAGCATTTGTAGCTATGGGTCAGTCAATACTAAAATGAATCTGTTCCACCTGTGCCTTAAGATTGATTCATTCCTAGAGAGGGAGCTCTCTGCCACATGTAATATACGAAATCAAAGCAAAGGATTGACGTTTGACAGATTGAGAGCTGGAGAAAAGGGTTACATTCTGTATTGCCTTGTGTGTGCTCATGACATTTCTGGCTCTGCAGTGATGAGCAGGAGGATTCTTTGTTCAAGAATACAACTGAAAGCTCACATTCCCCTTAGTTCATAGCAGAACTTTGGCTGGGGCTGGACAGTTTGCAGACAACAAGAGCAGATTATA
The Harpia harpyja isolate bHarHar1 chromosome 12, bHarHar1 primary haplotype, whole genome shotgun sequence genome window above contains:
- the LOC128149190 gene encoding LOW QUALITY PROTEIN: tectonic-like complex member MKS1 (The sequence of the model RefSeq protein was modified relative to this genomic sequence to represent the inferred CDS: inserted 2 bases in 1 codon), which translates into the protein MANVRRRRQDHRPVEASSLKLKIITWEPSEEFIKNNHVINTPVQTMYIMGYLGPYGKLGHREYEHVLCTIKVDXTVKPDFTGTKGAYQIELDGEKREVWKYTIENASVQVQPEEEEHEQHMFRDLYSRHKEYLSGLVGSEFEMTLPGTLRLFVNGEIVSAQGYEYDNLYVPIFLELPNRKCSQWSSPVFQQLSGVTQTCATKTVGWDNVAYFCYPFTLEMFFTQGDKLEDSLPQWPVLYFEVLSLDFWQRCRIEVYGSLVLPASPGLHMLTIPTWRPVELGTVTELRRFFTGGSPELEDITYIRIPSTFKMGLAAGRCSCWDMTCDHEQRNGQMLRQSSLPSEGEHLSCFGFRTETTGSVTFRLYCLQQSKQVQQSEYELHLVCCALAGLTSYCTSVQSLSGNQCPEACGTGYFKRIHYCGDNCPPVNSLSA